In a genomic window of Cyanobacteria bacterium FACHB-DQ100:
- a CDS encoding 2-C-methyl-D-erythritol 2,4-cyclodiphosphate synthase — protein MAIRIGNGYDIHRLVSGRDLILGGIKIEHETGLLGHSDADVLTHAIMDAMLGALSLGDIGHYFPPTDPKWAGADSIVLLEQVHQLIQDKGWKIGNIDSVIVAERPKLKPYIEAMRSRLATALSLPPDCVGVKATTNEKMDAVGQEDAIVAHAVVLLEQA, from the coding sequence ATGGCAATTCGCATCGGCAACGGTTACGACATTCATCGCCTTGTCAGTGGACGAGATTTGATCCTTGGCGGCATCAAGATCGAACATGAAACCGGGTTGCTGGGTCACAGTGATGCGGACGTTTTGACTCACGCGATCATGGATGCAATGCTTGGGGCACTGAGTCTAGGCGACATCGGGCATTATTTCCCACCAACTGACCCAAAATGGGCAGGAGCTGACAGCATTGTTTTACTTGAACAAGTGCATCAATTAATTCAAGACAAAGGCTGGAAAATCGGCAACATCGATTCAGTGATTGTGGCAGAACGCCCGAAACTGAAGCCGTACATTGAAGCAATGCGATCGCGTCTCGCCACCGCTCTGAGTCTCCCTCCAGATTGCGTCGGAGTCAAAGCCACCACGAACGAAAAAATGGATGCCGTCGGGCAGGAAGATGCGATCGTCGCTCACGCTGTAGTGCTGCTGGAACAAGCCTGA
- a CDS encoding BlaI/MecI/CopY family transcriptional regulator translates to MAPLPEYRPKQLSLGPLEAEILRIVWELEMVTVKDVHDRILADPDRELAYTSVTTVLNRLVKKGWLTCNKQNRSFTWSAIVSQSEARAIQAMEQLNQFLAVTNPDVVAAFADSLDQASCDQLDAIAQRLKAVRQAREK, encoded by the coding sequence ATGGCTCCGCTTCCAGAATACCGCCCAAAACAACTCTCGCTAGGCCCCTTAGAAGCTGAGATTCTTCGCATCGTTTGGGAACTCGAAATGGTCACGGTAAAGGACGTTCACGATCGCATTCTGGCTGACCCCGATCGAGAACTGGCTTACACTTCAGTCACGACGGTTCTGAATCGATTGGTGAAAAAAGGGTGGTTAACCTGTAACAAGCAGAATCGATCGTTTACTTGGTCGGCGATCGTTTCGCAATCTGAGGCAAGAGCAATTCAGGCAATGGAGCAACTGAATCAATTTTTAGCAGTGACTAATCCGGATGTGGTTGCGGCATTTGCAGATAGTTTGGATCAAGCGAGTTGTGATCAGCTTGACGCGATCGCACAACGCCTCAAGGCAGTTCGTCAAGCACGGGAGAAATAA
- a CDS encoding M56 family metallopeptidase — translation MHFTLLLISVSVAIAFRLAWKTSASDWNTRWQMALGVFLFSPLLLITSAIAILCMGPRGQMVQTWEGWGSYGIAIGFLGLGVVLMMQLARQAGRSLKEIDQLSQEIILSTPARLLKSSTPFIAQIGFWNPELVISDGLLDTLDEAHLQVALTHEEAHRHYRDTFWFFWLGGLRRLTAWLPNTEALWQELILLRELRADRWAAQQTDGLLLAEALLSIVSASQAESEPWMAALNDSMPQTRLNERIDALLDESEPLPEKSYAVWIGLLIVLLPLFVIPFHS, via the coding sequence ATGCACTTCACTTTATTGCTCATTTCCGTTAGCGTGGCGATCGCGTTTCGGCTTGCCTGGAAAACGAGTGCTTCAGACTGGAATACCCGTTGGCAAATGGCGTTAGGCGTATTTTTATTTTCGCCGCTTCTGTTAATCACAAGCGCGATCGCGATTTTGTGCATGGGGCCTCGCGGTCAAATGGTACAAACTTGGGAAGGCTGGGGGAGTTATGGAATTGCGATCGGATTTTTGGGTCTTGGCGTTGTTTTGATGATGCAGTTGGCAAGGCAGGCAGGGCGATCGCTGAAAGAAATCGACCAGTTGTCGCAAGAAATTATCTTGTCAACACCCGCGCGATTACTAAAAAGCTCAACTCCGTTCATTGCTCAAATCGGTTTCTGGAATCCTGAGTTAGTGATCAGTGATGGACTTCTAGACACGCTAGACGAAGCGCATTTACAAGTGGCGCTAACGCATGAAGAAGCACATCGTCATTATCGCGATACGTTCTGGTTTTTCTGGCTAGGTGGGTTGCGCCGTTTAACTGCCTGGTTGCCAAACACCGAAGCCCTTTGGCAAGAGTTAATTTTGCTGAGGGAACTCCGCGCCGATCGCTGGGCAGCACAGCAAACCGATGGATTGCTGCTTGCAGAAGCGTTGTTATCGATCGTTTCTGCCTCGCAAGCTGAATCCGAACCCTGGATGGCGGCGCTAAACGATTCGATGCCTCAAACTCGACTGAATGAGCGAATTGATGCGTTATTAGATGAATCGGAACCTTTACCAGAAAAGAGTTATGCGGTTTGGATTGGGTTGTTGATCGTATTATTGCCGCTATTCGTCATTCCGTTTCATTCCTGA
- the lpxD gene encoding UDP-3-O-(3-hydroxymyristoyl)glucosamine N-acyltransferase: MQFKDLVEKLGKSVISYSATPSLDITGVSPIADATPNTLTYAESTKYTAQLQSTKATAVILPANETLQAIATERDLAWIVVSQPRFAFAQAIALFYQPFKPSPKIHPTAVIDPSAQIGEGVAIGAHVVIESGVKVGNHACIHPNVVIYPGASIGDRTVLHANCTIHERSQIGADCVIHAGAVIGSEGFGFVPTREGWLKMEQSGYTVLEDGVEVGCNSAIDRPAVGVTRIGRNTKLDNFVQVGHGVKVGEACAFAAQVGIAGGSTIGNRVILGGQSGVANEAKMGDGSIASAKAGVHANVKPGAIMSGYPAVEHKIYLKSSAIYSRLYEMYQAIKQIQKRLDDQ, translated from the coding sequence ATGCAATTCAAGGATCTAGTCGAAAAGTTAGGTAAATCGGTCATCAGCTACAGTGCCACACCAAGTTTAGACATTACAGGTGTAAGCCCGATCGCCGATGCCACTCCCAACACTTTGACTTATGCAGAAAGCACAAAATATACGGCGCAGCTTCAATCGACAAAAGCGACTGCCGTAATTTTGCCTGCTAACGAAACCTTACAGGCGATCGCCACCGAGCGCGATTTAGCCTGGATTGTTGTCTCTCAGCCGCGTTTTGCGTTTGCCCAAGCGATCGCGCTGTTTTACCAACCCTTCAAACCTTCGCCTAAGATTCATCCAACTGCTGTGATCGATCCATCGGCTCAGATTGGCGAAGGTGTTGCGATCGGTGCTCATGTGGTGATTGAATCCGGCGTTAAAGTTGGTAATCATGCCTGCATTCACCCCAATGTTGTCATTTATCCGGGGGCAAGTATTGGCGATCGTACGGTACTTCATGCCAACTGCACGATTCACGAACGGAGTCAAATCGGTGCAGATTGCGTGATTCATGCTGGGGCAGTGATTGGATCAGAAGGGTTTGGGTTTGTGCCGACTCGTGAAGGCTGGCTGAAAATGGAGCAATCCGGCTACACGGTGCTAGAAGATGGAGTCGAGGTTGGGTGTAATTCCGCGATCGATCGTCCTGCCGTCGGTGTAACCCGGATTGGGCGCAACACCAAGCTTGACAACTTTGTTCAAGTTGGGCATGGTGTGAAAGTCGGTGAAGCTTGTGCGTTTGCGGCTCAAGTTGGCATTGCCGGCGGATCGACGATCGGTAATCGGGTGATTCTGGGTGGACAGTCTGGAGTTGCGAACGAAGCCAAGATGGGCGACGGCTCGATCGCGTCGGCAAAAGCAGGCGTTCATGCGAACGTGAAACCTGGTGCAATCATGTCAGGCTATCCTGCGGTGGAGCATAAAATCTATCTCAAATCTTCAGCGATTTACAGCCGTTTATATGAGATGTATCAAGCCATCAAACAGATTCAGAAACGCTTAGATGATCAGTAG
- the rlmD gene encoding 23S rRNA (uracil(1939)-C(5))-methyltransferase RlmD, with translation MDSPWKQGDLIEVTITDLSDRGDGVGRSGSRVVFVPDTVTGDRAIVRLMHVKPNYAHAKIHELLEESPYGVRPSCIVADKCGGCQWQHVEYEYQRTAKRNQVVQALERIGGFEGVAIDEVLNVSEPLHYRNKATYPLGISQHRQVQAGYYQKGTHQIVNLNQCPIQDERLNPFLAEVKHDIQQQGWRVYDEKYHRGQVRHLALRIGQRTGEVLLTLVTADPELPNLEAQAQEWLQRYPALVGVSINVQPDRTNAIFGAETHCIAGQPFLSEQFAGLTFHIRPDTFFQVHTEQAEALLTTILDELNLQGDETFIDLYCGIGTMTLPIAQRVKTAIGIEIQPEAIEQAQQNAALNGIGNVSFEVGSVEKALRTLSLHPDLVMLDPPRKGCDASVLETLRLQKPKQIVYVSCNPATLARDLKVLCAGNMYQLKRVQPADFFPQTAHVECAAFLKRVDE, from the coding sequence ATTGATAGCCCTTGGAAACAAGGTGATCTGATCGAAGTGACGATCACAGATTTAAGCGATCGGGGTGATGGCGTTGGACGATCCGGATCGCGGGTGGTATTTGTGCCGGATACGGTGACGGGCGATCGGGCGATCGTCCGATTGATGCACGTCAAGCCGAATTACGCTCATGCAAAGATACATGAACTGCTCGAAGAGTCTCCGTATGGAGTGCGTCCGAGTTGCATTGTGGCGGATAAGTGTGGCGGATGTCAGTGGCAGCACGTCGAGTATGAATATCAGCGCACGGCGAAACGCAATCAGGTTGTGCAAGCGTTAGAGCGGATCGGGGGATTCGAGGGAGTTGCAATTGATGAAGTTCTTAACGTCAGCGAGCCTCTGCACTATCGCAATAAAGCAACTTATCCGCTAGGGATATCGCAGCATCGACAAGTACAAGCCGGGTATTACCAGAAAGGAACGCATCAAATTGTGAATCTGAATCAATGCCCGATTCAGGATGAACGATTGAATCCGTTCTTGGCTGAGGTGAAACACGATATTCAGCAGCAAGGTTGGCGGGTTTATGATGAGAAGTATCATCGGGGACAAGTGCGGCATTTAGCTTTGAGAATCGGACAGCGTACAGGTGAAGTGCTGTTAACGTTGGTGACGGCTGATCCAGAATTACCAAATCTAGAAGCTCAAGCGCAGGAATGGCTACAACGGTACCCAGCTCTTGTAGGAGTGTCGATCAATGTGCAGCCCGATCGCACAAACGCCATCTTTGGGGCAGAAACCCATTGCATTGCGGGGCAACCGTTTCTCAGTGAGCAATTTGCTGGATTAACCTTTCACATTCGACCGGATACATTTTTCCAAGTTCATACCGAGCAAGCAGAAGCATTGTTAACGACAATCTTGGATGAGTTGAACTTACAAGGGGATGAAACCTTTATTGATCTGTACTGCGGAATTGGCACGATGACTTTACCGATCGCACAGCGCGTCAAAACTGCGATCGGAATCGAAATTCAGCCCGAAGCGATCGAGCAAGCGCAGCAGAACGCAGCATTAAATGGAATTGGAAATGTCAGCTTTGAGGTCGGCTCGGTTGAAAAAGCTTTGCGCACCCTCTCCCTTCACCCTGATTTAGTCATGCTCGATCCGCCCCGAAAAGGCTGTGATGCTAGCGTTTTAGAAACGTTACGCCTTCAGAAACCAAAGCAAATCGTTTACGTCAGTTGTAACCCTGCAACTCTTGCACGCGATCTAAAGGTGCTGTGTGCAGGTAATATGTATCAACTGAAGCGGGTGCAGCCTGCGGACTTTTTTCCGCAGACCGCTCACGTCGAATGTGCAGCTTTCTTGAAACGGGTGGATGAGTAA
- a CDS encoding glycosyltransferase family 1 protein, translated as MRIALFTETFLPKVDGIVTRLKHTVDHLQRQGNEVLIFSPDGGLTEYKGAKIYGVSGFPLPLYPELKLALPRPAIGDQLSHFKPDLIHIVNPAVLGLAGLFYSKVLSIPLIASYHTHLPEYLHHYGLGALEGVLWELLKAGHNQAEINLCTSTAMMQALTDHGIERVNLWQRGVDTETFQPHFSNLEMRSRLSQGHPEAPLLLYVGRLSAEKEVDRIKAVLESIPNARLALVGDGPNRQALEQHFAGTNTNFVGYLAGQELASAFASADAFVFPSRTETLGLVLLEAMAAGCPVVAARSGGIPDIVEDGVNGYLFDPTDEKGAIVATQHLLSRTEEREKLRQNARAEAERWSWSAATKQLQNYYEDVLSKAAIAAVR; from the coding sequence ATGCGTATTGCTTTATTTACAGAAACGTTTCTGCCAAAAGTTGATGGAATTGTTACTCGGTTAAAACACACCGTTGACCACCTGCAAAGACAGGGCAACGAAGTGTTGATCTTCTCGCCCGATGGGGGTTTAACCGAGTACAAAGGCGCAAAAATTTATGGTGTTTCAGGATTTCCGTTACCGTTGTATCCAGAGTTGAAGTTAGCATTGCCGCGACCTGCGATCGGTGATCAACTTTCACACTTCAAACCCGATCTGATTCATATTGTGAATCCTGCGGTTTTAGGATTGGCAGGACTGTTTTACAGCAAGGTTCTCAGCATTCCATTGATCGCGTCTTATCACACGCACTTACCGGAATATCTTCATCACTACGGTTTGGGGGCGTTAGAGGGTGTTCTGTGGGAATTGCTCAAAGCTGGACATAATCAAGCTGAAATCAATCTCTGCACTTCAACCGCAATGATGCAGGCATTGACAGATCACGGAATTGAACGAGTCAATCTTTGGCAGCGTGGCGTGGATACGGAGACGTTTCAGCCGCATTTTTCGAACCTGGAAATGCGATCGCGCCTCTCGCAAGGTCATCCTGAAGCGCCATTGTTGCTCTATGTCGGGCGCTTATCTGCGGAGAAAGAGGTCGATCGCATCAAAGCCGTTCTCGAATCGATTCCGAATGCACGATTAGCCTTAGTCGGTGATGGCCCAAATCGCCAAGCGTTAGAGCAACACTTTGCAGGCACCAATACAAATTTTGTCGGGTATCTTGCAGGTCAAGAACTGGCATCTGCATTTGCCTCTGCAGATGCGTTTGTGTTTCCGTCCCGAACTGAAACGCTTGGACTTGTGTTACTTGAAGCAATGGCGGCAGGCTGTCCAGTGGTGGCAGCCCGATCGGGCGGCATTCCCGATATTGTCGAAGATGGCGTGAATGGCTATCTCTTCGATCCGACCGATGAGAAGGGCGCGATCGTCGCCACGCAGCATCTGTTATCGCGCACCGAAGAACGCGAGAAGCTGAGACAGAATGCTCGCGCTGAAGCAGAGCGCTGGAGTTGGTCAGCCGCAACGAAACAATTGCAGAACTACTATGAAGATGTGTTATCAAAAGCTGCGATCGCGGCTGTGCGATAA
- a CDS encoding NAD-dependent epimerase/dehydratase family protein: protein MKVLVIGGDGYCGWATALYLSNRGHEVGILDSLVRRHWDNELCIDTLTPIAPIKQRLQRWKDLTGKTIDLFIGDITNYEFLNKSMEQFQPDAIVHFGEQRSAPFSMIDREHAVLTQVNNVVGTLNLLYIMKEKFPDCHLVKLGTMGEYGTPNIDIEEGYITIEHNGRKDTLPYPKQPGSMYHLSKVHDSHNIHFACRIWGLRATDLNQGIVYGVLTEETGMDELLINRLDYDGVFGTALNRFCIQAAIGHPLTVYGKGGQTRGFLDIRDTVRCVELALETPAAPGEFRVFNQFTELFGVAEIANLVQKAGSAMGLKIEVQNFDNPRIEKEEHYFNAKNTNLLDLGLQPHYLSDSLLDSLLNFAVKYKHRVDNSEILPKVTWKR from the coding sequence ATGAAAGTCCTAGTTATTGGTGGTGATGGATATTGTGGTTGGGCAACTGCGCTCTACTTGTCGAATCGAGGGCATGAGGTTGGTATTTTAGATAGCTTAGTGCGGCGGCATTGGGATAATGAATTGTGTATTGATACGCTGACCCCGATCGCGCCGATTAAGCAGCGTCTGCAACGCTGGAAAGACCTCACAGGCAAAACGATCGATCTTTTTATCGGCGATATCACGAACTACGAGTTTCTCAACAAATCAATGGAGCAGTTCCAACCCGATGCGATCGTGCATTTTGGGGAACAGCGATCAGCTCCGTTTTCGATGATCGATCGCGAACACGCCGTTCTCACTCAGGTCAATAATGTCGTCGGAACGCTCAATCTGCTCTACATCATGAAAGAGAAGTTCCCCGATTGTCATTTGGTCAAACTTGGAACGATGGGCGAATATGGAACGCCAAACATCGATATCGAAGAAGGCTACATTACGATCGAACACAACGGACGCAAAGATACGCTTCCGTACCCGAAACAGCCGGGGAGTATGTATCACCTCAGCAAAGTTCACGACTCGCACAATATTCACTTTGCCTGTCGGATTTGGGGTTTACGCGCAACGGATCTGAATCAAGGCATTGTGTACGGCGTTCTGACCGAAGAAACCGGAATGGACGAACTGCTGATCAACCGCCTTGATTATGATGGTGTGTTTGGAACGGCGTTGAATCGATTCTGCATTCAAGCAGCGATCGGGCATCCGCTCACGGTCTACGGAAAAGGTGGACAAACGCGGGGATTTCTCGATATTCGGGATACGGTGCGCTGTGTGGAATTGGCGCTGGAAACGCCTGCGGCTCCGGGTGAGTTTCGCGTGTTTAACCAATTTACTGAACTGTTCGGGGTGGCAGAAATCGCCAACTTGGTTCAGAAAGCGGGAAGCGCAATGGGCTTGAAAATTGAGGTGCAGAACTTCGATAATCCCCGCATCGAGAAAGAAGAACATTATTTCAATGCGAAAAACACCAATCTCTTGGATTTGGGACTGCAACCGCACTATCTTTCGGATTCATTGCTCGATTCGTTGCTGAATTTTGCTGTGAAGTACAAGCATCGCGTGGATAACAGCGAGATCCTACCAAAAGTAACTTGGAAGCGATAA
- a CDS encoding chromophore lyase CpcT/CpeT — protein sequence MTHSTDIATLARWMAADFSNQLQAFENPPMYAHIRVCMRPLPLDVLGGVGFFVEQAYDYMLNDPYRLRVLKLIDRNGYIEIENYQVRDEQKLYGASRDLNRLKELKADQLEKLPGCNMIVEWTGSSFKGRVEPGKACMVTRKGKETYLDSEFEIDGERFTSLDRGRDPETDEHVWGSVAGAFEFVRWASFADEVQI from the coding sequence ATGACACACTCTACTGATATTGCAACTTTGGCACGTTGGATGGCTGCGGATTTCAGCAATCAGTTACAAGCTTTTGAAAATCCGCCGATGTATGCTCACATTCGCGTGTGTATGCGTCCGTTGCCGTTGGATGTGCTTGGTGGAGTCGGATTTTTTGTTGAGCAAGCCTACGACTATATGCTGAATGATCCGTATCGGTTGCGAGTATTGAAATTGATCGATCGCAACGGTTACATCGAAATCGAAAATTACCAAGTGCGCGATGAACAAAAGCTGTATGGAGCATCCCGCGATTTGAACCGCCTGAAGGAATTGAAAGCAGATCAGCTAGAAAAGCTTCCAGGCTGCAACATGATTGTGGAATGGACGGGCAGCAGCTTCAAAGGACGAGTCGAGCCTGGAAAAGCCTGTATGGTGACTCGCAAAGGCAAAGAGACTTACTTAGATAGTGAATTTGAGATTGATGGAGAGCGATTTACCAGTCTCGATCGTGGACGCGACCCGGAAACCGATGAGCACGTTTGGGGATCGGTTGCAGGTGCATTTGAATTTGTGCGATGGGCAAGCTTTGCCGATGAGGTACAGATTTAG
- a CDS encoding esterase-like activity of phytase family protein, whose translation MRRWISWIALVLCVIGLTGCSLPRVNAEDRLFLPLSIEFLGSYTLTDKAFKETTIGGLSGIAYDRKRDLYYAISDDRSDRNPARFYTLKLQIAQNTLKSVEVQNVTTLTDETGQPFAKGTIDPEGIALSPLNSVFVSSEGVTKDGIAPFIGEFDLQTGKLKRKLQMPESYLPDAKGMTQTRGVRDNLGFEALTLNAGASTAPSAEPFRLFAAIESPLAQDLELPTTKESLLNRLLHYQLIPTRSTLISEHAYPLDPKPAGASDSGLTELLSIDQGGHFLSLERSFGVGGFQVKLFQVATGTASDTSSIESLRGAKVRPVRKELLQDLNQLGVRIDNLEAMTIGARLPDGSHSLVLVSDDNFSLGQVTQFLLFRLKGLKG comes from the coding sequence ATGCGTCGCTGGATTTCTTGGATTGCGCTCGTTCTCTGTGTGATCGGCTTGACTGGATGCAGTTTGCCGCGTGTGAATGCAGAAGATCGGCTATTTTTGCCTCTGTCGATCGAGTTTCTCGGTAGCTACACTTTGACCGATAAAGCGTTCAAAGAAACGACGATCGGTGGACTGTCAGGGATTGCCTATGATCGTAAACGAGATCTCTATTACGCCATTTCGGACGATCGCAGCGATCGCAATCCCGCCCGTTTTTACACGCTGAAATTGCAGATTGCTCAGAACACACTCAAATCGGTCGAAGTTCAGAACGTCACGACTTTAACTGATGAGACAGGGCAACCGTTTGCGAAAGGAACTATCGACCCGGAAGGCATTGCATTATCGCCGCTCAACTCTGTGTTTGTTTCCAGCGAGGGAGTGACGAAAGACGGGATTGCACCCTTTATTGGGGAGTTCGATTTGCAAACCGGGAAACTGAAGCGGAAGTTGCAGATGCCGGAGTCGTATTTGCCGGATGCAAAAGGAATGACGCAAACTCGCGGAGTTCGGGATAATCTCGGATTTGAAGCGTTGACGCTGAATGCAGGCGCTTCCACGGCTCCCTCTGCTGAACCGTTCCGATTGTTTGCCGCGATCGAGTCCCCGTTAGCCCAAGATCTTGAACTGCCAACGACAAAAGAAAGTCTGTTGAATCGATTGCTGCATTATCAACTGATTCCCACGCGATCGACATTGATTTCAGAACACGCTTATCCGTTAGATCCGAAACCCGCAGGCGCATCTGATTCTGGACTGACTGAACTATTGTCGATCGATCAAGGTGGGCATTTCTTGAGCTTAGAGCGATCGTTCGGAGTGGGTGGATTTCAGGTCAAACTGTTTCAAGTTGCAACTGGAACGGCAAGTGATACGTCTTCGATCGAATCCCTGCGTGGAGCGAAGGTGAGACCCGTAAGAAAGGAGCTATTGCAAGATCTCAATCAGTTAGGTGTTCGGATTGATAACTTGGAAGCAATGACGATCGGCGCAAGATTACCAGATGGATCGCATAGCTTAGTGCTGGTCAGCGATGACAATTTCAGCTTAGGGCAAGTGACACAATTCTTGCTGTTTCGGCTCAAGGGACTAAAAGGATGA
- a CDS encoding ribulose bisphosphate carboxylase small subunit — translation MKTLPKEQRFETFSYLPALTDAQIARQIQYTLDQGYFPCIEFNESSDPTVYYWTMWKLPLFNATSPQEVLNEVQQCRSEYGNCYIRVVAFDNIKQCQVMSFIVHKPGSNNSGYRY, via the coding sequence ATGAAAACTCTACCCAAAGAGCAGCGTTTTGAGACGTTTTCTTATCTGCCTGCGCTGACCGATGCTCAAATTGCGCGTCAGATTCAGTACACGCTTGATCAAGGGTATTTCCCTTGTATCGAGTTCAACGAGTCGTCTGACCCGACCGTTTACTACTGGACGATGTGGAAGTTGCCTTTGTTTAACGCAACTTCTCCCCAAGAAGTGCTGAACGAAGTGCAACAGTGCCGTTCTGAGTATGGCAATTGCTACATCCGCGTGGTGGCGTTTGACAACATCAAACAGTGCCAGGTGATGAGCTTTATCGTTCACAAACCGGGTTCAAACAATAGCGGCTACCGCTACTAA
- a CDS encoding chaperonin family protein RbcX translates to MDLKRIAKDTTKTLISYLTYQAVRVVYAQLDETDPKKAYWLHKFSSQESITDGEAFMEAMFRERQDLAFRILTVREHLAEEIADVLPEMLRSSMQQANMEQRRKQLERMTQLDLTTESQDSDSESN, encoded by the coding sequence ATGGATCTGAAGCGAATTGCGAAAGATACGACAAAGACACTGATTAGTTATTTGACGTATCAAGCTGTCCGGGTTGTTTATGCTCAGCTAGACGAAACTGATCCAAAAAAGGCTTACTGGCTGCACAAGTTTTCTTCACAGGAAAGCATTACAGATGGTGAAGCGTTTATGGAAGCGATGTTTCGAGAACGGCAAGATTTGGCGTTTCGGATTTTAACGGTGAGAGAACATCTTGCCGAGGAAATCGCTGATGTGCTGCCGGAAATGTTGCGATCGTCGATGCAACAAGCGAATATGGAACAACGCCGCAAACAGCTAGAGCGCATGACGCAACTCGACTTAACGACCGAATCGCAAGATTCTGACTCTGAAAGTAATTGA
- a CDS encoding form I ribulose bisphosphate carboxylase large subunit gives MSYAQTKTQSKAGYKAGVQDYRLTYYTPDYTPKDTDILAAFRVTPQPGVPPEEAAAAVAAESSTGTWTTVWTDLLTDLDRYKGRCYDIEPVRGEDSQFIAYIAYPLDLFEEGSVTNLLTSLVGNVFGFKALKALRLEDLRIPVAYLKTFQGPPHGIQVERDKINKYGRPLLGCTIKPKLGLSAKNYGRAVYECLRGGLDFTKDDENINSQPFQRWRDRFLFVADAIHKSQAETGEIKGHYLNVTAATCEDMLERAAFAKELEMPIIMHDFLTAGFTANTTLAKYCRANGLLLHIHRAMHAVIDRQKNHGIHFRVLSKCLRMSGGDHIHTGTVVGKLEGDKAITLGFIDLLRENYIERDPSRGVYFTQDWASMPGVMAVASGGIHVWHMPALVEIFGDDSVLQFGGGTLGHPWGNAPGATANRVALEACVQARNEGRDLMREGGDIIREACRWSPELAAACELWKEIKFEFEAVDTV, from the coding sequence ATGTCCTACGCTCAAACCAAAACCCAGTCCAAAGCTGGGTATAAGGCTGGGGTACAAGATTACCGTTTAACGTACTACACCCCAGACTACACGCCTAAAGACACTGATATTTTGGCAGCGTTCCGGGTGACTCCTCAACCTGGCGTTCCTCCGGAAGAAGCTGCTGCTGCGGTTGCTGCTGAGTCTTCCACGGGTACCTGGACGACTGTGTGGACGGACTTGTTGACCGACCTCGATCGCTACAAAGGACGCTGCTACGATATCGAGCCTGTCCGGGGTGAAGATAGCCAATTCATCGCTTATATTGCATATCCTCTCGACCTGTTTGAAGAAGGATCTGTAACCAACCTGCTGACCTCGTTGGTGGGTAACGTCTTCGGGTTCAAAGCGTTGAAAGCGCTGCGTCTCGAAGACCTCCGCATCCCGGTTGCTTACTTGAAGACCTTCCAAGGACCGCCTCACGGCATTCAGGTTGAGCGCGACAAAATCAACAAGTACGGTCGTCCGCTACTTGGATGTACGATTAAGCCGAAACTCGGTCTGTCTGCGAAGAACTACGGTCGTGCAGTGTACGAATGTCTGCGCGGCGGTTTGGACTTCACCAAAGACGACGAAAACATCAACTCGCAGCCGTTCCAACGCTGGCGCGATCGCTTCTTGTTCGTTGCTGATGCAATTCACAAGTCGCAAGCTGAAACGGGCGAAATCAAAGGTCACTACCTCAACGTGACCGCTGCAACTTGCGAAGATATGTTAGAGCGTGCGGCATTCGCGAAAGAACTCGAAATGCCGATCATCATGCACGACTTCTTGACCGCAGGTTTCACAGCAAACACGACTCTGGCGAAATACTGCCGTGCGAATGGTCTGCTGTTGCACATTCACCGTGCAATGCACGCGGTGATCGATCGTCAGAAGAACCACGGTATCCACTTCCGCGTGTTGTCGAAGTGCTTACGGATGTCTGGTGGTGACCACATTCACACCGGAACCGTCGTCGGTAAGCTCGAAGGTGACAAGGCGATTACGCTTGGTTTCATCGACTTGCTGCGTGAAAACTACATCGAGCGCGATCCGTCTCGTGGTGTTTACTTCACCCAAGACTGGGCTTCGATGCCGGGTGTGATGGCGGTTGCTTCGGGTGGTATCCACGTATGGCACATGCCTGCACTGGTTGAAATCTTCGGTGATGACTCGGTGCTTCAGTTCGGTGGTGGAACCTTGGGTCACCCCTGGGGTAACGCGCCGGGTGCAACGGCAAACCGTGTTGCATTGGAAGCTTGTGTGCAAGCTCGGAACGAAGGTCGTGATCTCATGCGTGAAGGCGGCGACATCATTCGTGAAGCTTGCCGCTGGTCGCCAGAATTGGCTGCGGCTTGTGAACTGTGGAAAGAAATCAAGTTCGAGTTTGAAGCTGTTGATACCGTCTGA